The following proteins come from a genomic window of Rutidosis leptorrhynchoides isolate AG116_Rl617_1_P2 chromosome 10, CSIRO_AGI_Rlap_v1, whole genome shotgun sequence:
- the LOC139871490 gene encoding uncharacterized protein — protein sequence MKLKPSKCSFGEEEGPFLGHFITARGIKANRKKIEVIERIPSPKTKKQVQSLNGKLATLTRFLSKAAERSLPFFSTLKNCAKKSDFKWTEEAEKAFQEMKALLKDLPTLTAPIAGETLILYLGIAQEAVSSVLIAERDGVQTPIYFVSKALSGSELNYRPIEKFVYALVITARRLRRYFQAHPIVVLTDQPICQIQYKPETSGRLTKWAIELGEHEINFCARSPVKGQILADYLAETTADMPITLDLETIAPVPEFWELYTDGASGPEGAGTGVLLTVPNKEEHTYALRFNIKATNNEAEYEALLAGVRLAKEIGVKKLQAYVDSQLVANQINGTFDAHDEGMQSYLALARCLVSEFDDFQISQVPRTQNKAADVLSKLAALKFNHLEKKVLVEEVFKKPIELNPLVAAVEETESCWMTNIFEFLKTGLLHEDEKEAKKIGIKAPMYELRDDTLYRKSYLGPSYRCVRAQAGRKYHRRSSRRIVRITFWFQNSRGEN from the coding sequence ATGAAGCTTAAGCCATCAAAGTgtagttttggtgaggaagaaggacCGTTTTTGGGGCATTTCATCACCGCCAGAGGGATTAAAGCCAACCGGAAAAAGATTGAAGTCATCGAGCGCATACCATCGCCAAAAACCAAAAAGCAAGTCCAAAGCCTCAACGGGAAACTCGCGACACTAACCCGGTTCTTGTCTAAAGCTGCAGAAAGATCGCTCCCATTCTTCAGTACGTTGAAGAATTGCGCGAAGAAATCTGACTTTAAATGGACAGAGGAAGCCGAGAAGGCGTTCCAAGAAATGAAGGCGTTACTCAAAGACCTCCCCACTCTGACTGCGCCAATCGCAGGAGAAACTTTGATCTTATATTTAGGAATTGCGCAAGAAGCTGTTAGTTCTGTCCTGATAGCCGAAAGGGATGGAGTGCAAACACCTATATACTTTGTTAGCAAAGCATTATCTGGGAGTGAACTGAATTACCGCCCAATCGAAAAATTCGTTTACGCGCTCGTAATCACTGCGCGTAGGTTGCGCCGGTATTTTCAAGCCCATCCTATAGTCGTACTAACAGATCAGCCAATTTGTCAAATTCAATATAAACCAGAAACATCGGGAAGGTTAACTAAGTGGGCTATTGAGTTGGGAGAACATGAAATCAATTTCTGCGCCCGGAGCCCAGTAAAGGGACAAATCTTAGCAGACTACCTGGCTGAGACAACTGCGGACATGCCCATCACACTGGATTTGGAAACCATAGCGCCAGTGCCCGAATTCTGGGAGTTGTACACAGACGGCGCAAGCGGTCCGGAAGGTGCGGGCACAGGAGTGCTGCTCACTGTCCCTAACAAAGAAGAGCACACTTATGCCCTAAGGTTCAATATCAAGGCAACAAACAATGAGGCAGAGTACGAAGCGCTACTAGCAGGCGTAAGGCTAGCTAAGGAAATTGGGGTTAAGAAACTCCAGGCGTACGTCGATTCTCAACTAGTTGCTAACCAAATTAACGGTACATTCGATGCTCACGACGAAGGAATGCAATCGTACCTGGCGCTCGCGCGCTGCCTGGTGAGCGAATTTGACGATTTCCAAATAAGCCAGGTACCCCGGACTCAAAACAAGGCGGCGGATGTATTAAGCAAACTAGCAGCGCTAAAGTTTAACCATCTCGAGAAGAAAGTTTTGGTTGAAGAGGTTTTCAAAAAACCCATCGAGCTTAATCCATTGGTCGCGGCAGTAGAAGAAACCGAGTCTTGCTGGATGACCAATATATTCGAGTTCTTAAAAACAGGATTACTACATGAGGATGAAAAGGAAGCCAAGAAGATAGGAATCAAAGCGCCCATGTACGAGTTGCGCGATGACACCCTATACAGGAAGTCATATCTCGGTCCAAGCTATCGCTGCGTAAGGGCCCAGGCAGGCAGAAAATATCATAGACGAAGTTCACGCAGGATCGTGCGCATTACATTCTGGTTTCAGAACAGTCGCGGAGAAAATTAA